From a region of the Dehalococcoidia bacterium genome:
- a CDS encoding MBL fold metallo-hydrolase has product MPEIQIGSTQVTQTSRRGIVQYALNDIRIYRIKVESIPKFFTNVYLILDEEVSLVDAGSNMNKAMSDLKEGIAIINQDFGEDVGFGDIANIVITHGHGDHFGMVLASEELQGKKIYVHHSDSVHVKDYDFVYNQWRRNLSELAREVRLPYDPVGEDHWAEPARLPFRPKDQDVIEVSDGQEIINGYKVIHTPGHSSGHICLQVGPVLFLGDHILSSTTPHQFPRNEQQGTGLGTYLASLKKIESLGETLGLAGHEGTVYPVNQRARAIDLFHQQRLREIVELCRKEINLYQITDEYYRQHPKLIGAPSIDNLGDEEKLGAIEEIKAHVEYLLENHTITLSSMNNGVASYCIL; this is encoded by the coding sequence ATGCCGGAGATACAAATCGGCTCTACCCAGGTAACGCAAACCAGCAGGAGAGGCATTGTTCAATATGCCCTGAATGATATTCGCATATATCGAATCAAGGTAGAGAGTATACCCAAATTTTTCACCAATGTGTATCTGATCCTCGATGAGGAGGTCAGCCTGGTAGATGCCGGCTCCAATATGAACAAAGCGATGTCCGACCTCAAAGAAGGGATTGCCATCATCAATCAGGATTTTGGAGAAGACGTTGGGTTTGGGGATATCGCCAATATTGTTATTACCCACGGACACGGCGACCATTTTGGCATGGTGCTGGCCAGTGAAGAACTTCAAGGCAAGAAGATATACGTCCATCATTCGGATAGCGTGCATGTTAAGGATTATGACTTCGTCTACAATCAGTGGAGACGAAATCTCAGCGAACTCGCCAGAGAAGTAAGACTTCCCTATGATCCGGTTGGCGAGGATCATTGGGCAGAACCCGCAAGGCTACCCTTCCGGCCCAAAGACCAGGATGTCATAGAGGTTAGCGACGGGCAAGAGATTATCAACGGCTACAAGGTGATTCACACGCCGGGACATAGCTCTGGGCATATCTGCCTGCAAGTGGGCCCGGTGCTGTTTTTGGGGGATCACATTCTGTCTTCTACTACACCTCACCAGTTTCCTCGAAATGAACAGCAGGGGACCGGACTGGGAACGTATCTGGCTTCCCTCAAGAAGATTGAGAGTCTGGGAGAAACGCTGGGATTGGCAGGGCATGAGGGTACTGTTTATCCCGTCAATCAGCGAGCCCGGGCGATAGATTTATTTCATCAGCAACGCTTGAGAGAGATCGTTGAACTGTGTCGGAAAGAGATCAACCTTTATCAGATTACCGATGAATACTACCGGCAACATCCCAAGCTCATCGGGGCACCATCGATTGACAATCTGGGAGATGAAGAAAAGCTCGGTGCGATAGAAGAGATAAAGGCCCACGTAGAGTACTTGCTGGAAAACCACACAATCACATTGAGCAGCATGAACAATGGTGTGGCAAGCTA